Below is a window of Pyrobaculum aerophilum str. IM2 DNA.
TTAACGCCTTATGAATTCGTGCTGAGCTACCTCCTCCTCCGCGGCTACTCCCTGCGTGAGGCTAAGAGGAGGACTTTAGAGGTTTTGAAAGAATTTGGGCTGTGGGAAGTTAGGAGTAGGGAGGTAGACGCCTTATCCGGGGGGATGAAAAGGCGGGTTTTAATAGCGTCTATACTTGCGGCAGATGCCGACGTTGTTTTCCTCGACGAGCCCACCACAGGTCTTGACGTTTACTCACGGAGGCTTGTCTGGAACGCCGTCTCTGAGCTGAAGAAAAGGGGCGTCACCGTGTTGCTCACTACTCACTACGTGGAGGAGGTCGCCGCTCTAAGCGACGTGATTTTAGTCCTCAACAGGGGGAGGGTTGTGGACTTCGCCCCTCCCGAGAGGCTTGTGGAAAAAGTGCCGGGCAAATACGTGGTGGAGGTCTACGGCGCCGACGGAGTCAAAGTCCAAGGCGTCTCCTCTTTGGAAATCGGCGACAGAAGGCTTTATTATGTCAATGAAGCGCCAAAAGTGGCTGAAATTTCAAGAGACGGGAGTAAAGTGGTGGTGAGGCAGAAATCCCTTGAAGACTACGTGCTTCTCACAATAGGGCGTTTAGGGGAGGAATATGAAGATAATTAGAGACGCCTTAATTATCGCTTGGATAAACGGGTGGATTGCCGCCACGCGCGGGTGGATTTGGGTTGTGGCTAGCTCAGTGAGCCCAGTCTCTTTCTTAATAATTCTCGCAATTTACGGCGGCCTGGATGGGCTTAAATGGGGCCTTGTCGGGGGTTTTATCTGGACAATAGCCTCTAACGGCATTTCCTTAATAGGCGACGCCACTTATTACCGCCTGGGGATTAAGTATCAAAGCATGTTGACCGCGGCGCCGGTAAGCCCAGCGGGATACGCCCTCGGGCTAGCCCTGAGCTCTTTCATATTCGCCCTGCCCACTCTCGGGGTTTATCTGGCCATATTGCTATGGGTAGGAGTTCAATTCTTAACGCCGCTAACGCTGTATGCGCTAAGCGCCTTGTGGCTGGCCTCGGCGGGTATAGGGTTCACCCTATCCAGTTTTATAAAACATATGCGCTACGCCTGGGCCCTGCCGCAGATACTCTCCGCTGTGTTTACAGTGGGGGCCCCCGTCTACTACCCGGCAACTGCCTTCCCCACCCCCTACTTAGGCGTTTTACTGCCCACAGGGGCCTCCGCCGTGTTGATACAACACTCCACGGGCCTCCACCCCTACCCCCAGACGTTGTTAATATCAGCCGCGGCGGCTTTAGCCCTACAGAGCGTCGCCGGGCTTTACTTCCTCTTTAAACTCGCCAGGTGGAGACATCCCTAGACGCCGGCTTTCCCGCGGCTTCAAGGCGAACTCGCCGAGGGTATTGCCGACATCTCGGGCAACCCTCTAGAGCCTTTGGCGGCTCAAAACCTCGGGCGGCAAGCGTATTAAATGTAGAGGGGCTGGACGCCGCCTGACTCTGCCACTACCTCCACTTCAACGCCGATGTAATAAGATTTAACAGTTACTTTGACGTAAGGGGGATTGACTGCCGCCTTAATTTTCTCCATAATGTCCACGGCTAGTTCTTCGTGTAGTATCTCCCTGCCCCGGTAGCTATCCACTATTTTCTTAAACTCCTCAATGGCGAGCGCGGCGCCGCGGGGGATGTACTCCACGGTCACTTCAAAACTGTCAACTGTTTTACTAATGGGGCACACCGACTCGCCCCTGGTCTTCAGCCTTACGAGCTGGGGGTTTTTAGACAGTTTGAGCATGGCCGCCCCCACCTATATTTATTTAAGAGTTCTATCCACAGTGGCCTGCCGCCTTGAGAGGTGGAGGGAGGATCCCTACTACGGGAAAGTCGCCGTGGTACATGCGGGAAACGGCTATGTCGTGGGGGATTTCACAGGTTGGCTCCCCGGCGCCTTCAAGGGCCGCGTCGACTTGCCGCCTGGGCTTTATTACATTTCGGATAAAAACGAGGCGTGTGCGGTGGAGCCCCCGGAATACCCGTGGCACTTCCCCGTGCCCTATATGGCGGCGGATTGGGGCGACGTGGTGGAGTTGCGGATATACGCGCCCGAGCCGCCTGAGGTAGCCGGAGGGGATGTGGTGGAGTTGCTCAGAGGCGATATCTACAATATCTACCTCGGGGTTTCTAAAAGGCGTAGGTACCAAATTCGCTGTTGTGGCAGAGTTTTGCAATTCAAGTCGCCGCCGCGCCCCAGGGGGCCTGGCATATTCGCCATGTACGAAGTGCTCCCTGACCGAGCCGCCGACAGAACTCGTTGCAAAGACTTAAAGCGCGATTTTTGCGGAGGGACTTTAAAAGACGCGGCGCAATTGGCAATAGACGCCTCTAGCTTCGCAGATGCGTTGTACTTACACCCGATTTACCCCGCGATGAGTTATCACAGATACGACGTTGTGGACCACTTTCAAGTGGACGAAAGACTCGGCGGGTGGGACTCATTCCGCGCGCTGAGAGAGGCGTTGAAAAATAGTGGGATGGGGCTGATCCTAGACGTAGTGTTGTACCACGTCGGCTTGCGCAACTCCATATTCCCCGACGGCCCTTTTATTATCAGAGATCTTGAGTTTGCAAAGCTTATTAAAGCCCTATCGGAGAGACTCCCCAAATACGCCTTGTCGCAACTCCTCGCCGGCGAGCCGCCTTATGAGACTTTCCTCAAGGCGTGGCTAATGCCGAGACTTGACTACGGCAATAAAGCGGCTGTCGAATACGCCAGGAGAGTAATAGAGCACTGGACTCCTCACGTCGACGGGTTTAGACTGGACGTAGCCCATGGAATTCCGCCTGAGGTGTGGGCGGAAGTTCTCGCCCCCGCCTCCGCTCTTTACGTCTTGGGCGAACACGTTGGCAACCCAGCGCCTTTTTACAAAGCCATTAAGGGCTTTACGGCATATATCCTCTACCGAGAGTTGATCCAGCGGCTCGCGGGAGACGTTGAGAATTTAGTAAGGGGGGTGAACAAATATATTGCGCTGACTCCGCCCCACGCGCTGCCTTACATGAACACTTTTTTAGAAAACCACGATACAGATAGGGCCGCCACGTTGCTAGGCGGCTTAGAGCCCCTCTTTAAAGGCTATGCGCTTCTCTACTCACTCCCGGGCGTGCCCTCTATTTACGCCGGAGGGGAGTGCGGAGAGCCCGGCAAGTCGGCGGATCACACAAACCGCAAGCCCTACCGGCCATGCCCCGGCCATCCCATCGCCCGGGCTCTCACACAGTTATACAGGGCCAGAAGGCTGTACGGCCTCTGGAGGGGGCCCGCATGGGCTGTCGCCAAAAGGGGAGAGGTAGTGGTAATGGGCAGAGGCGTCAAGGCGGAGATAGGCGCAAAGAGGGCAGTTATAAGTGATACTGAAAAAACCACTGAAATTATTTTTATGAGCTCTTTGTAATTGTCATGCTTCTTGATTTTAAAGGCGTGACTGCTATATACGGCCGCCCCGGCGCGGGGAAGACCAGCCTCGCCATGAGAATTGCCCACGAGAGAATTAAGGCGGGCGAGAGGGTTTTGTGGATTTCTCTGTATGAGGATAAAGAGACGCTCCTCAAAAACGCGGAGTCTCTCGGCTACGACCTATCTAAGGCCGAGGTTTGGGATATGATCTTCGTAAAAACCGATGCGATTTTAAACCAAGTGGTCTCCGCCGTGTCGCAGAGCGACTATAAGCTTGTAGTCGTGGACTCCATTTCCTCTGTTGTGGAGGGGGGCCAGTCGAGGGAATATTTAATCAACGCAGTGTACCGCGTGTTTAAGCCTGCCGGCATTGACTTCATAGGCATAGCTGAGGAGGAGGCAGTGACTCCTCTGGATTACATTGCCGACAACCTCATACGCCTTGAATTCAACCTTGTAAACGGCGTTGCCGAGAGGAGGATGTATGTGGTAAAAGCCAGGGGGAGGAGGGCCGGCTATTTTTTAGAATTCGATATTTTAAGCGGTAAGGGCGTGGTGTTTCTCGACGATCTCCCCAGGCCCCAGCCCAAGGGCGTATGGGAGAGGCGGGTTGACGCGCTGTCGGGAGGGATCGGCGCAATAAGAGGGGGGAATATATACTTAGTGGTGGGGAGGGGGGCTACTCCCCTTTTAGCCAGGGCCGCCGCAGAGCTGTCAAGAGAGGGGCTGAGGGTGTTGTACAGAGTCTTCTCCCGCGACGCCACGGCCGTTTCGGCCATGGTGGAGAAATTCGGGGGGCGTGCCGTAGTGCAACGGGTTGAGCCCCAGCCCCACAGCTATATTACTCACATAAAGGGTTTTTACGACAACCTCGCCGAGATTAACCCCGATGTGGTTATCTCTGAGGGCGTGGACGTTGAGTTCTTAATGTACGGTTCGAAGGCCCGCGACATAAACCTATACGAGCTGGGAGAGCTGAGAAGACTTGGAATCGCCGCGTTTATAAACGTGGACAGAGACTGGGGTCTGAGGCATTTGTCAGACGTCGTTATTCTACCGAGGCGCGGAGAGGCTGTTATTTATTCCCCCAACGGGAGGAGGACT
It encodes the following:
- a CDS encoding ABC transporter ATP-binding protein produces the protein MIVCEMLGRRYGDFWALKGVSFEVGRGIVLGVLGPNGAGKTTLVKILTTELMPSEGRAVVAGFDVVSEAERVRRVIAAVPQESRPIDFLTPYEFVLSYLLLRGYSLREAKRRTLEVLKEFGLWEVRSREVDALSGGMKRRVLIASILAADADVVFLDEPTTGLDVYSRRLVWNAVSELKKRGVTVLLTTHYVEEVAALSDVILVLNRGRVVDFAPPERLVEKVPGKYVVEVYGADGVKVQGVSSLEIGDRRLYYVNEAPKVAEISRDGSKVVVRQKSLEDYVLLTIGRLGEEYEDN
- a CDS encoding ABC transporter permease, with protein sequence MKIIRDALIIAWINGWIAATRGWIWVVASSVSPVSFLIILAIYGGLDGLKWGLVGGFIWTIASNGISLIGDATYYRLGIKYQSMLTAAPVSPAGYALGLALSSFIFALPTLGVYLAILLWVGVQFLTPLTLYALSALWLASAGIGFTLSSFIKHMRYAWALPQILSAVFTVGAPVYYPATAFPTPYLGVLLPTGASAVLIQHSTGLHPYPQTLLISAAAALALQSVAGLYFLFKLARWRHP
- a CDS encoding preQ(1) synthase, translating into MLKLSKNPQLVRLKTRGESVCPISKTVDSFEVTVEYIPRGAALAIEEFKKIVDSYRGREILHEELAVDIMEKIKAAVNPPYVKVTVKSYYIGVEVEVVAESGGVQPLYI
- a CDS encoding alpha-amylase family glycosyl hydrolase, which encodes MACRLERWREDPYYGKVAVVHAGNGYVVGDFTGWLPGAFKGRVDLPPGLYYISDKNEACAVEPPEYPWHFPVPYMAADWGDVVELRIYAPEPPEVAGGDVVELLRGDIYNIYLGVSKRRRYQIRCCGRVLQFKSPPRPRGPGIFAMYEVLPDRAADRTRCKDLKRDFCGGTLKDAAQLAIDASSFADALYLHPIYPAMSYHRYDVVDHFQVDERLGGWDSFRALREALKNSGMGLILDVVLYHVGLRNSIFPDGPFIIRDLEFAKLIKALSERLPKYALSQLLAGEPPYETFLKAWLMPRLDYGNKAAVEYARRVIEHWTPHVDGFRLDVAHGIPPEVWAEVLAPASALYVLGEHVGNPAPFYKAIKGFTAYILYRELIQRLAGDVENLVRGVNKYIALTPPHALPYMNTFLENHDTDRAATLLGGLEPLFKGYALLYSLPGVPSIYAGGECGEPGKSADHTNRKPYRPCPGHPIARALTQLYRARRLYGLWRGPAWAVAKRGEVVVMGRGVKAEIGAKRAVISDTEKTTEIIFMSSL
- a CDS encoding RAD55 family ATPase, encoding MLLDFKGVTAIYGRPGAGKTSLAMRIAHERIKAGERVLWISLYEDKETLLKNAESLGYDLSKAEVWDMIFVKTDAILNQVVSAVSQSDYKLVVVDSISSVVEGGQSREYLINAVYRVFKPAGIDFIGIAEEEAVTPLDYIADNLIRLEFNLVNGVAERRMYVVKARGRRAGYFLEFDILSGKGVVFLDDLPRPQPKGVWERRVDALSGGIGAIRGGNIYLVVGRGATPLLARAAAELSREGLRVLYRVFSRDATAVSAMVEKFGGRAVVQRVEPQPHSYITHIKGFYDNLAEINPDVVISEGVDVEFLMYGSKARDINLYELGELRRLGIAAFINVDRDWGLRHLSDVVILPRRGEAVIYSPNGRRTCRYEQDPAPRLMC